A section of the Virgibacillus sp. NKC19-3 genome encodes:
- a CDS encoding Glu/Leu/Phe/Val family dehydrogenase: MVAEKAADSTKEDDKKMDVLSSTRTVVKTALEKLGYPDEVFELLKDPIRMMTVRIPVRMDDGSIKVFTGYRAQHNDAVGPTKGGVRFHPNVTETEVKALSIWMSLKAGIVDLPYGGGKGGIICDPREMSFRELEGLSRGYVRAISQIVGPNKDIPAPDVFTNSQIMAWMMDEYSRIDEFNSPGFITGKPIALGGSHGREAATAKGVTICINEAAKKRGLDVKGARVVVQGFGNAGSFLAKFMHDAGAKIVGISDAYGGLHDPDGLDIDYLLDRRDSFGTVTKLFDSTITNKELLELDCDILVPAAVENQITEENAHNIKAEIVVEAANGPTTMGGTKALSDRGILLVPDVMASSGGVTVSYFEWVQNNQGYYWTEEEIEKKLHEIMIKSFNQIFNTSKTRRVDMRLAAYMVGVRKMAEASRFRGWV, from the coding sequence ATGGTAGCCGAAAAAGCAGCAGATTCTACCAAAGAAGATGATAAAAAAATGGATGTTTTAAGTTCAACACGAACTGTTGTAAAAACTGCATTGGAGAAATTGGGTTACCCTGATGAAGTTTTTGAGCTTTTAAAGGACCCAATCCGTATGATGACAGTGAGAATTCCAGTTCGTATGGATGACGGATCCATTAAAGTTTTTACCGGATATCGTGCACAGCATAATGATGCAGTTGGCCCAACAAAAGGTGGGGTTCGATTCCATCCCAATGTTACAGAAACAGAAGTAAAAGCATTATCTATTTGGATGAGTTTAAAAGCCGGTATAGTAGACCTTCCGTATGGTGGGGGTAAAGGTGGAATTATATGTGACCCGAGAGAAATGTCTTTCCGTGAACTTGAGGGACTGAGCCGTGGATATGTTCGTGCAATCAGTCAAATTGTAGGTCCTAACAAGGATATTCCAGCACCCGATGTATTTACAAATTCACAAATTATGGCTTGGATGATGGATGAATACAGTCGGATTGACGAGTTTAACAGCCCCGGTTTTATTACTGGTAAACCAATTGCGCTTGGCGGATCACACGGTAGAGAAGCTGCAACTGCAAAAGGGGTTACAATTTGTATTAATGAAGCTGCTAAGAAAAGAGGCCTGGATGTAAAAGGGGCAAGAGTTGTTGTTCAAGGGTTTGGAAACGCTGGCAGCTTTCTTGCAAAATTCATGCATGATGCGGGAGCAAAAATTGTCGGAATTTCAGATGCATACGGCGGATTGCACGACCCGGATGGCCTTGATATTGACTATCTTTTAGACAGAAGAGATAGTTTTGGAACGGTTACGAAACTTTTCGATAGTACAATAACCAATAAAGAATTACTTGAATTGGATTGTGATATTTTAGTTCCAGCAGCTGTAGAGAATCAAATTACAGAGGAAAATGCACATAATATTAAGGCAGAAATTGTAGTGGAAGCAGCAAATGGCCCGACAACGATGGGTGGTACAAAAGCTCTATCTGATAGAGGTATCCTTTTGGTACCTGATGTTATGGCTTCTTCCGGCGGAGTTACTGTCTCTTATTTTGAATGGGTACAAAACAATCAAGGCTACTATTGGACAGAAGAAGAAATAGAGAAAAAGCTTCATGAAATTATGATTAAATCATTTAACCAAATTTTTAATACGTCCAAAACCAGGCGTGTTGACATGCGTCTGGCAGCATATATGGTTGGTGTCAGAAAAATGGCTGAAGCTTCCAGATTTCGCGGATGGGTCTAA
- a CDS encoding RecQ family ATP-dependent DNA helicase, with protein MNSQMMLEDSLRTHFNYTAFRLGQKEIIEDIMSGKDVLGVLPTGSGKSICYQLPAALLDYGTVIVVSPLISLMVDQVKQLKAMNFKKVIAINSFMASIERKRAYDHLHTYKLIYISPELLQKNEIMEYLRKLKIRLFVIDEAHCISQWGHEFRPDYLKLASIIQSLDNPPLLALSATATPEVQQDIITALKVPNITKHIYPMDRDNIAFAVEQVTDNTQKQSIISELLANYQVPTLIYFSSRNMAETTARFLSEKLPFKRIAFYHGGMEQYDRITIQQQFMNDQLDVICCTSAFGMGVNKDNIRLVIHFHLPPQIEAYIQEVGRAGRDGKSSVSLLLFSEKDAYLPRKIIQKELPTADDLKLVFHELYKLYQAESLIPDDITQVENLFQISEIQWRFLTYQFEKHGMIEGNRIIYQRENWQQAFQQINNHRMKRSLLKENKLTEMLTWIHEKECLRKHLYKSFQSSYSSPKYQCCSNCGFSFANWKPVEKHIKETGTTTWQEKLEKLLLIGATDETK; from the coding sequence ATGAATTCCCAGATGATGCTGGAGGACAGCTTAAGAACCCATTTTAATTATACAGCTTTTCGTTTGGGACAAAAAGAAATTATAGAAGATATTATGAGTGGGAAAGATGTACTTGGAGTACTCCCCACTGGTTCCGGTAAATCGATTTGCTACCAATTGCCGGCCGCATTGTTAGACTATGGGACAGTGATTGTTGTGTCACCATTAATTTCTTTAATGGTAGATCAAGTAAAGCAATTAAAAGCTATGAATTTCAAAAAGGTTATTGCCATAAATAGTTTTATGGCTTCAATAGAAAGAAAACGTGCATATGATCACTTACATACGTATAAGTTAATCTATATTTCTCCTGAATTATTACAAAAAAATGAGATCATGGAGTATTTGCGAAAATTAAAGATACGTTTATTCGTAATCGATGAAGCGCATTGCATATCTCAATGGGGGCATGAATTTCGACCGGATTATCTAAAGCTTGCTTCCATTATACAATCACTTGATAATCCTCCTTTATTAGCACTAAGCGCAACGGCAACACCAGAAGTTCAACAGGATATTATAACTGCTTTAAAAGTCCCGAACATTACAAAACATATATATCCAATGGACAGAGATAATATTGCCTTTGCTGTAGAGCAAGTTACTGACAATACACAAAAACAATCTATAATTAGCGAATTACTGGCAAATTATCAGGTTCCAACATTAATCTATTTTTCAAGTAGAAATATGGCGGAAACCACAGCCCGATTTCTTTCTGAAAAACTGCCTTTCAAACGAATTGCATTTTACCATGGAGGAATGGAACAATATGATCGTATTACGATTCAACAGCAATTTATGAATGATCAACTGGATGTTATATGCTGTACAAGCGCATTTGGGATGGGGGTTAACAAAGATAATATTCGCTTGGTTATTCATTTTCACCTCCCGCCCCAAATAGAAGCATACATTCAGGAGGTTGGACGAGCAGGTAGGGATGGAAAATCGAGTGTCAGTTTATTGCTATTTTCTGAGAAAGATGCATATCTTCCAAGGAAAATTATTCAAAAGGAACTACCAACAGCAGATGATTTAAAACTGGTATTTCATGAATTATATAAGCTATATCAAGCTGAATCCTTAATTCCCGATGACATCACACAGGTAGAGAATTTGTTCCAAATCAGTGAAATACAGTGGCGATTTTTAACCTATCAATTTGAAAAGCATGGTATGATTGAGGGAAATAGAATTATTTATCAACGGGAAAATTGGCAGCAGGCATTTCAACAAATAAATAATCATCGAATGAAGCGCTCTTTACTAAAAGAGAACAAATTAACGGAAATGCTCACATGGATACATGAAAAAGAATGTCTAAGAAAACACTTGTATAAAAGCTTTCAATCTTCATATAGCAGTCCCAAATATCAATGTTGCAGTAATTGTGGTTTTTCTTTTGCAAATTGGAAACCAGTTGAGAAGCATATCAAAGAAACAGGTACAACAACGTGGCAGGAGAAATTAGAAAAATTGCTATTGATTGGAGCAACGGATGAAACAAAGTGA
- a CDS encoding CPBP family intramembrane glutamic endopeptidase, producing MKQSEIIKMMSDKELKKQLLLSQFIFLFIGLILSIFLFRNISEWLLYFDWDLNEMLYYGVIPGLIIVLVDVWLMVVLPKHYYDDGGINERVFKNQSIAYIFILSLIVAISEEILFRGVIQTTFGYVFTSVLFALVHFRYLKKPVLLISVLFVSFYIGYMFEITGNLLVTIVAHFTVDFLSGLLIRFQKWGAL from the coding sequence ATGAAACAAAGTGAAATCATTAAGATGATGTCAGACAAAGAACTAAAAAAGCAATTGCTACTATCACAGTTTATATTCCTATTTATTGGTCTCATACTTAGTATATTTTTATTCCGTAATATATCTGAATGGCTTCTATATTTTGACTGGGATCTAAATGAAATGCTCTATTATGGGGTCATTCCGGGACTTATTATTGTGTTAGTCGATGTATGGTTAATGGTTGTTCTCCCAAAACACTATTATGATGATGGAGGTATTAATGAACGGGTCTTTAAAAATCAGTCCATTGCCTATATATTTATCCTCTCTCTCATAGTAGCTATTTCGGAGGAAATATTATTTAGAGGGGTCATCCAAACTACCTTTGGTTACGTGTTTACCAGTGTATTATTTGCACTCGTTCACTTCCGTTATTTGAAAAAACCTGTCTTATTGATCTCGGTCTTATTTGTAAGTTTCTACATTGGATATATGTTTGAAATAACCGGGAATTTACTCGTCACGATAGTTGCACATTTTACAGTTGATTTTTTATCAGGATTACTTATTCGCTTTCAAAAATGGGGTGCTTTATAG
- the ypeB gene encoding germination protein YpeB — protein MIRWILITVLTIGVAGTAFWGYQEHQEKNAVLTQAENEYQRAFHELSYNMDLLNDKIGTALAMNSNQKLSPQLVDIWRLTSESLSNVGQLPLGLLPFNKTEEFLSNIGDFTYRTAVRNLEDEPLSEEETKSLEDLYAQSADIKDELRRVQHATLDNNLRWMDVQLALANEDEQVDNTIIDGFQTVEDTVEGFSESNVDSPITGTSSQEHEYKFLNGDQISEEEALNLSKKHFNVDNEQDLTLTPSGDGANVPMYSISYRDDEKNGYMDMSVQGGHPLTLLIDRPVNDKQISLNEGLKEAEAYIENNNFDNMQVYESNEYDNVGFYSFIYNDDGVRVFSDAIEVKVGLDNGEILGVTAENYFMNHDDRDIPEPKLSEDEAKEAVNPNVEIQEEFMAVIDNDMGEEVFTYEFLGVLDNETYRIFINAMDGKEEKVEKLDGKEINYAGNF, from the coding sequence ATGATTCGTTGGATTTTAATAACCGTACTTACAATTGGAGTTGCTGGAACAGCTTTTTGGGGTTACCAGGAACATCAGGAAAAGAACGCCGTGCTTACACAAGCAGAAAATGAATATCAACGTGCGTTTCATGAACTTTCCTATAATATGGATTTGTTAAATGACAAAATCGGTACAGCTTTAGCTATGAACTCAAATCAAAAACTTTCTCCGCAATTAGTGGATATATGGCGTTTGACATCCGAATCTTTATCAAATGTCGGTCAATTGCCACTTGGTTTGTTACCCTTTAATAAAACGGAAGAATTTCTTTCTAATATTGGGGATTTTACGTATCGAACTGCAGTACGAAATTTAGAAGATGAACCGCTTTCAGAAGAAGAAACGAAGTCATTAGAAGATTTATATGCTCAATCGGCAGATATTAAAGATGAACTACGGCGTGTGCAGCATGCTACTTTAGATAATAATCTACGCTGGATGGATGTTCAACTTGCCTTAGCTAATGAGGATGAGCAAGTGGATAATACAATCATTGATGGATTCCAAACAGTGGAAGACACAGTAGAAGGGTTTTCAGAGAGTAATGTGGACTCTCCCATAACTGGCACCTCGTCACAAGAACATGAATATAAGTTTTTGAATGGTGATCAGATTAGCGAGGAAGAGGCGTTAAATTTAAGTAAAAAACATTTTAATGTCGATAATGAACAAGACTTAACGCTTACACCAAGTGGTGATGGTGCTAACGTTCCTATGTATAGTATTTCCTACAGAGATGATGAAAAAAATGGTTATATGGACATGTCTGTACAAGGAGGACATCCACTTACGCTTTTAATTGACAGACCGGTTAATGATAAACAAATAAGCCTTAATGAAGGATTGAAAGAAGCAGAAGCATATATAGAAAACAATAACTTCGACAATATGCAGGTTTACGAAAGTAATGAATACGACAATGTCGGTTTTTATTCATTTATATATAATGATGACGGTGTTCGCGTATTCTCCGATGCCATAGAAGTTAAAGTTGGGTTGGATAATGGTGAAATATTAGGGGTCACCGCAGAGAACTACTTTATGAACCACGACGACAGGGATATACCTGAGCCCAAACTGTCTGAAGATGAAGCGAAAGAAGCTGTAAATCCTAATGTAGAAATCCAGGAAGAATTTATGGCTGTTATTGATAACGATATGGGTGAAGAAGTTTTCACCTATGAGTTTCTTGGGGTGTTAGATAATGAAACATATCGGATATTTATTAATGCAATGGATGGAAAAGAAGAGAAAGTAGAAAAATTAGATGGCAAAGAAATAAATTACGCAGGGAACTTTTAA
- a CDS encoding ATP-binding protein: MFWRSVVGKLALTILLLVSFVLLILTILLLEFFEEFHIDEAEKEMMQTATRVAELVEQQPNRSTALETTERIQDPDSRIAIMFDEEDIWVSDSANENLTEFQADWIEKETGLTDVLTNDERIRKQIVLPGTEIEAMIVGAPTFTNDGAVFVYQSLDVIEQTKAETTKIIFLAAGIAIILTIFFAFFLSTRITSPLIKMREAVSDLTRGEFNTKVPVLSHDEIGELAVAFNRMGRQLKFHINALHQEKEQLSSIVSSMADGVVTLNRNGDMVVTNPPAEKFIEDWNFEHNIEMTEDNRPLPAELNQVLQKVIDGESEALHEISIQGRNYVMLMTPLYDQSHVRGAVAVIRDMTEERRLDKFRKDFIANVSHELRTPISMLQGYSEAIVDDVAESQSEKNELAKIIHEESLRMGRLVNELLDLARMEAGNIQLNMETVDIEAYVDRVMKKFNGLATDNQIEFSLHKNITESFVTIDPDRLEQVFTNLVDNAIRHTSECGFVKVYIESNSSEFHVFIEDNGSGIPEEDLPFVFERFYKADKSRTKNNSKKGTGLGLAIAKNIIDAHHGIITVNSKVDQGTTFSFKIPQTK, encoded by the coding sequence ATGTTCTGGCGCAGTGTAGTTGGCAAACTGGCATTAACCATCCTATTGCTGGTTTCCTTCGTCTTACTTATATTGACCATTTTATTATTGGAGTTTTTTGAGGAATTTCATATTGATGAGGCAGAAAAAGAAATGATGCAAACAGCAACTAGAGTTGCCGAGTTAGTGGAACAACAACCGAATCGATCAACAGCCCTTGAAACAACGGAACGTATTCAAGATCCGGACAGCCGTATTGCAATCATGTTTGATGAAGAAGACATTTGGGTTTCCGATAGTGCTAATGAAAATTTGACAGAGTTTCAAGCGGATTGGATAGAAAAGGAAACTGGCTTAACCGATGTATTAACGAATGATGAACGCATAAGGAAACAAATCGTTTTACCAGGCACCGAGATTGAAGCAATGATTGTTGGGGCGCCAACATTTACGAATGATGGTGCAGTATTTGTATATCAATCGCTGGATGTTATTGAACAAACAAAAGCAGAAACGACCAAGATTATATTTTTGGCAGCCGGAATTGCCATTATCTTGACAATATTTTTTGCCTTTTTCCTATCAACACGAATAACATCCCCTCTAATCAAAATGCGAGAGGCCGTTTCTGATTTAACTAGAGGAGAATTTAATACGAAGGTTCCTGTTTTATCCCATGATGAAATCGGGGAATTGGCTGTGGCATTTAATCGAATGGGAAGACAGCTTAAATTTCATATTAATGCGCTCCATCAGGAAAAAGAACAGCTTTCCAGTATCGTCAGTTCGATGGCAGATGGCGTTGTGACCTTAAATAGAAATGGGGATATGGTTGTCACTAACCCTCCTGCAGAAAAATTCATTGAAGACTGGAATTTTGAACATAATATTGAAATGACTGAAGATAATCGTCCATTGCCAGCTGAACTAAATCAAGTATTACAAAAGGTGATTGACGGAGAGTCGGAAGCTTTACATGAGATAAGTATACAGGGGCGAAATTATGTGATGTTGATGACACCACTATATGATCAATCTCATGTACGCGGGGCAGTAGCTGTAATCCGTGATATGACAGAAGAAAGACGCTTGGATAAATTTCGTAAAGACTTTATAGCAAATGTGTCGCATGAGTTACGTACACCCATCTCCATGCTTCAAGGATACAGTGAAGCAATTGTTGATGATGTTGCGGAGAGCCAATCAGAAAAAAATGAACTCGCAAAAATCATTCATGAAGAGTCTCTTCGAATGGGGCGACTGGTTAATGAATTACTGGATCTGGCACGTATGGAAGCCGGCAATATCCAGCTGAACATGGAAACTGTAGATATAGAAGCGTATGTCGACCGAGTCATGAAGAAATTTAATGGATTAGCAACTGACAATCAAATCGAATTTTCACTGCATAAAAATATAACTGAATCATTCGTAACCATTGATCCGGATAGGCTAGAGCAAGTTTTCACAAATTTGGTCGATAATGCAATTCGACATACGAGTGAATGTGGATTTGTTAAGGTATATATTGAATCTAATTCGAGTGAATTTCATGTGTTTATTGAAGATAATGGGAGTGGAATTCCTGAAGAAGATTTACCATTTGTGTTTGAACGTTTTTATAAAGCGGATAAATCCAGAACAAAGAATAATTCCAAAAAAGGCACAGGACTAGGATTAGCAATTGCGAAAAATATTATCGATGCACATCATGGTATTATTACTGTAAACAGTAAAGTGGATCAAGGAACAACCTTTAGCTTTAAAATCCCACAAACAAAATAA
- a CDS encoding genetic competence negative regulator: protein MRIERLTDNQFRIFLTFDDLIERGFTRDDLWHDASSVRNLFSDMMYEASTELGFELEGMLLVQVHLMQAQGMHVIVTQNFEDQNWDDDFIEMKVTLDESEELLFSFEDFENVIQVSPYLSVLPIMGGQVYYMDNLYYMLLDDNDLEDKIKEDIIAIMSEYANPSIITSYKLKEYGKVIYQSNAVKQIMRVFNS from the coding sequence ATGCGTATTGAGCGGTTGACCGATAATCAATTTAGGATATTTTTAACATTTGATGACCTAATTGAACGTGGGTTTACAAGAGATGATTTGTGGCATGATGCGTCAAGTGTCCGTAATCTGTTTAGCGATATGATGTATGAAGCTAGTACAGAGCTGGGATTTGAATTAGAAGGTATGTTGCTTGTTCAAGTACATTTAATGCAAGCACAAGGGATGCATGTTATTGTTACACAAAATTTCGAAGATCAGAATTGGGATGATGATTTCATTGAAATGAAAGTGACGTTGGATGAGAGTGAAGAGTTACTATTTTCCTTTGAGGATTTTGAGAATGTAATTCAAGTATCACCGTATCTGTCAGTATTGCCAATAATGGGAGGGCAAGTCTATTATATGGATAACCTTTATTATATGCTGTTAGATGACAATGATTTGGAAGATAAAATCAAAGAAGACATTATTGCGATCATGTCCGAATATGCGAATCCAAGCATTATTACATCCTATAAGTTAAAGGAATATGGGAAGGTAATTTACCAGTCGAATGCGGTTAAACAAATTATGAGGGTTTTTAATTCCTGA
- a CDS encoding helix-turn-helix domain-containing protein, with protein sequence MLFEGIILLCFLRMNAERTEMAIYHLLRAKKSIQTVQDAHLYNLEQFYGVYHHLNQVQFEYKLHELVRSGLLQESSSQKSETIYMPTKTGVEWINKHRKNLPFDYYNGLKFHDSANVFLERLTLLIQTLTNSKMNYFSFIPVIDKLPIENWVRSFYKKMKPHETKLLPAIHDELSNLLHYFSDHEAGMFVDRLTGFKNYGMSVNQLADKYEMTPDDVILWSTAIKHRMLNLVEKEQAHYPFLCMLTNDLLQQTSMTASARTTYELLQKKYSIDNISKIRQLKPNTIYDHIVEIALYRTDFPINDYVNEESQQDIINVFNNIKSTKLKNIKQQLNTDISYFQIRLVLARTKDLLK encoded by the coding sequence TTGTTATTCGAAGGGATCATTCTATTATGTTTTCTGCGAATGAATGCAGAACGAACAGAGATGGCCATTTATCATTTATTAAGAGCTAAAAAATCCATTCAAACCGTTCAGGATGCGCATCTCTATAACCTTGAGCAATTCTACGGTGTATATCATCATTTAAATCAAGTTCAATTTGAATATAAATTACATGAATTGGTACGTAGTGGGTTGCTTCAGGAGAGTTCCTCTCAAAAGTCTGAGACTATTTACATGCCTACCAAAACAGGAGTAGAATGGATCAATAAACATCGAAAAAATCTCCCGTTCGATTATTACAATGGGTTGAAGTTTCATGATAGTGCGAATGTTTTTTTGGAACGTTTAACATTACTGATACAAACATTAACCAATAGTAAAATGAACTACTTTTCCTTTATTCCTGTCATTGATAAGTTACCGATTGAAAATTGGGTGAGATCTTTTTACAAAAAAATGAAACCCCATGAAACGAAATTATTACCGGCAATTCATGATGAATTATCGAACCTTCTACATTATTTTTCGGATCATGAAGCAGGAATGTTTGTGGATCGATTAACCGGTTTTAAAAACTATGGCATGAGCGTGAATCAACTTGCGGATAAGTATGAGATGACACCTGATGATGTAATACTATGGTCTACAGCAATAAAGCATCGCATGTTAAACCTAGTGGAAAAGGAACAAGCGCATTATCCATTTCTGTGTATGTTAACAAATGATTTGTTACAGCAAACGTCTATGACAGCTTCTGCACGTACGACCTATGAATTGTTACAAAAAAAATATTCGATTGATAACATATCTAAAATAAGACAGTTAAAGCCAAACACCATTTATGATCATATTGTGGAGATCGCTTTATATAGGACAGATTTTCCAATAAACGATTATGTGAATGAGGAAAGCCAGCAGGATATTATAAATGTCTTTAACAACATAAAATCGACGAAATTAAAAAATATAAAACAGCAGCTTAATACTGACATCAGTTATTTTCAAATACGTTTGGTATTGGCCAGGACCAAAGACTTGCTGAAATGA
- the cmk gene encoding (d)CMP kinase — MNLVSTKTIAIAIDGPAAAGKSTVAKIVAGKLSYIYIDTGAMYRALTLQAMLEHIPLDDEALLVQLLQRIDIKLKQDKNGQLILVDGTDVTSEIRSQNVTNNVSFVAKHSNIRKEMVNRQQTLAAERGVVMDGRDIGTHVIPDAEVKIFLVATVEERAKRRYEENVKKGFQPNIEELKKEIEQRDFIDSKREAAPLIQAVDAIEIDTTSLSINDVAQRILDRVKEVTHSL; from the coding sequence ATGAATTTAGTGAGTACGAAAACAATAGCAATCGCAATTGATGGCCCGGCAGCAGCTGGAAAAAGCACCGTAGCAAAAATCGTAGCGGGAAAACTCTCCTATATTTATATTGATACAGGAGCAATGTATCGTGCTTTAACGCTTCAAGCAATGCTCGAACATATTCCATTAGATGATGAAGCTTTGTTAGTTCAATTATTACAACGTATTGATATCAAATTAAAACAAGATAAAAATGGTCAACTTATATTAGTGGATGGTACAGATGTTACCTCCGAAATTCGTTCTCAAAACGTTACAAACAATGTCTCTTTTGTTGCTAAACATTCCAATATACGTAAAGAAATGGTTAATAGACAACAGACTTTAGCAGCAGAGCGTGGTGTTGTGATGGATGGTCGGGATATTGGAACGCATGTAATTCCGGATGCAGAAGTTAAAATTTTCTTAGTTGCAACAGTTGAAGAGCGCGCGAAACGGCGTTATGAAGAAAACGTAAAAAAAGGATTTCAACCTAATATAGAAGAGTTGAAAAAAGAAATTGAGCAACGAGACTTTATCGACTCTAAACGAGAGGCGGCCCCTTTAATTCAAGCAGTTGATGCAATCGAAATAGATACGACTTCTTTATCAATTAACGACGTGGCTCAACGTATCTTAGATAGGGTCAAAGAAGTCACTCATTCATTATAA
- a CDS encoding lysophospholipid acyltransferase family protein, protein MSLYKVAKYVVASIFFPLFRINVIGKEKIPQEGPVIICSNHISNLDPPVVGITSPRDIYFMAKGELFEKRFLGKLLTAIHAFPVKRGISDRSALRKGLKILKNNETLGLFPEGTRSKTGELGQPLAGAGFFALRSNAVIIPCAILGPYKAWKKLTVVYGEPIDMEYYRNTKASAKEAAEAIMTEIKILKEKHQSETALLDK, encoded by the coding sequence ATGAGTTTATATAAAGTAGCAAAATATGTTGTAGCCAGTATTTTTTTTCCGCTTTTTCGCATCAATGTAATTGGAAAGGAAAAAATACCACAAGAAGGGCCAGTCATTATTTGTTCTAATCATATATCGAATTTAGACCCACCTGTTGTTGGTATTACCTCTCCAAGAGATATATACTTTATGGCGAAAGGAGAATTATTCGAAAAACGATTTTTAGGCAAATTATTAACCGCTATCCATGCGTTTCCAGTTAAACGGGGGATAAGTGATCGTAGCGCATTACGAAAAGGGCTTAAAATTCTTAAAAATAACGAAACCCTGGGGTTATTTCCGGAAGGGACCAGAAGTAAAACGGGTGAACTTGGACAACCATTAGCCGGAGCTGGCTTTTTTGCATTACGATCAAATGCCGTAATCATTCCATGTGCTATTCTTGGACCATATAAAGCGTGGAAGAAACTGACGGTTGTATATGGTGAACCAATCGACATGGAGTATTACCGTAATACCAAAGCTTCTGCAAAAGAAGCGGCTGAGGCAATTATGACAGAAATTAAAATACTTAAAGAAAAACATCAATCAGAAACTGCTTTACTTGACAAATAA
- the sleB gene encoding spore cortex-lytic enzyme, which translates to MSQPQKPVNAFSSQVVQQGATGDDVIELQARLQYLGFYNGDIDGVFSWGTYWALRNFQYEFGLNIDGLAGQTTKDKLVQASNYDENYVKEQMNQENNFRHYGGNDNQSASGEENGGANAEDESAEGQTSNTASVNVPQGYSQNDIQLMANAVNGEARGEPYVGKVAVAAVILNRVESPTFPNTASGVIFEPRAFTAVADGQIWLTPDETARKAVLDAINGWDPTGNAIYYFNPDTATSEWIWSRQQIKKIGKHIFAL; encoded by the coding sequence ATGTCACAGCCACAAAAACCTGTAAATGCTTTTAGCTCGCAAGTGGTTCAGCAAGGTGCAACAGGGGATGATGTTATTGAATTACAAGCCAGATTACAATACCTAGGTTTCTACAACGGGGATATTGATGGGGTTTTCAGTTGGGGTACATACTGGGCCTTAAGAAACTTTCAATATGAGTTCGGACTTAATATAGATGGTTTAGCCGGACAGACTACAAAAGATAAGCTAGTGCAAGCAAGTAATTATGATGAAAACTATGTAAAAGAACAAATGAATCAGGAAAATAATTTTAGACATTATGGAGGTAACGATAATCAGTCTGCTTCTGGTGAAGAAAACGGTGGGGCGAATGCAGAAGATGAGTCTGCAGAAGGACAAACATCAAACACGGCAAGTGTAAATGTACCACAGGGCTATTCACAAAACGATATTCAATTGATGGCAAATGCCGTCAATGGAGAAGCTCGAGGAGAGCCGTACGTAGGTAAGGTTGCAGTTGCAGCAGTTATCTTAAATCGAGTGGAAAGTCCCACATTTCCCAATACAGCCTCTGGTGTAATATTTGAACCAAGAGCCTTTACTGCAGTTGCAGACGGTCAGATATGGTTAACCCCAGATGAGACCGCAAGGAAGGCTGTACTTGATGCAATTAATGGATGGGATCCTACAGGAAACGCAATCTATTATTTTAACCCGGATACGGCAACATCAGAATGGATTTGGTCAAGGCAACAAATTAAAAAAATAGGCAAACACATATTTGCTTTATAG